In the Burkholderia contaminans genome, TCGTCGTCGTCGCAGAAGTCGAGCAGCATCGTGCCATACGGGCCGGGCTGCTCGCGCAGCCGCTCGGCCAGCCGCGCATGAATGCCCCGCACCCTGCCGTCGCCGTGCGCGACCACCGACGGATTCGCGCCCATCCCGGTCCCGCTGCAGAAGTTGATCGCCCAGCGGCCGCTGTCCGGCGACGGCAGGTCCGTCAGCAGCGTGTCGATCGCACGCCACTTCCAGCCGATCGACGCGGCCACCGGCACGCGGTATTCGTCCTGGATCACGAATGCGCCGTCGGGATGATCGATCGTGAAGGTCGCGTTGTCGGGCCACGCGGTCAGGTCGATGCCGAGCGGCCGGCTGCTGCGAAAACGCCGCAGCAGCACGATCGCGCCGCGCACGTCGCCGAGCGTGGGCAGCGTGCCGCCGGCATGCCAGCGCAGCCGCGGATGCCGCGCACGATGCGCGTCGAACGTCGCATCGAAACTGCGCGTGCAAGCATGGGCCGGCCATTCATCCTTCACCGACATTACGATGCATTCGCGCGGATGCGCTTCGAGAAAACGCGCACAGGTTGCCAGCACGTCGTCGAACGTCATGCCGAGCGCGATGCCGCCGTGATGGATGTCGAACGCATCGCGCACGTGCCGGCAGCGGATGTCGAGCAGCCGCACGCCATGCGCGAGCTGGGCATCGAGCGGCGCACGCTGGGTGCGCACGAGCCCGTCGTCGACGGTATACGCACAGGTGTCATGGCTGCCCGGTAGGGTCAGCGTATGCAGCAGTCGCGCATCGTCGAGCGCCGACATCCAGTCGGCGGGCGGCATGCACGTATCGTGGCTCGAAGGGATCATGAATCGATGAATGACAAGGAAAGAAAGCCGTGGGTCACGGCATCGGATGTCGCGGCGCGCGCCGGCGTGTCGCGCTCCGCGGTGTCGCGTGCGTTCTCGCCGACAGCGAGTATCGCCCCGCAGACGCGTGAACGCGTGATGGTCGCCGCGCGCGCGCTCGGCTACCAGGTCAACCTGATCGCGCGCGACATGATCACGCAGCGCAGCAGCATGATCGGCGTCGTGACGGCCGGGTTCGAGAATCCGTTTCGCGCACGGCTGCTGTCGGACCTGATGGCCGCGCTCGGGCAGCGCGCGCTCACGCCGCTCGTGACCAATGCGGAAGATCCGCGCCAGGTCCGGCAATCGCTCGAACAGTTGCTCAGCTACCGGATCGCGGGCCTCGTGATGACGTCCGCGTCGCCGCCGCTGTCGGTGGCGCAGCAGTATCTCGAACACCGGATCCCGGTCGTGATGATCAACCGCGAGGCGAACCTGCCGGGCGCGGACATCGTCGTCAGCGACAACGCGGCGGGCGCCGCCCATGCGGCGCAGCGGCTCGTGCGGGCCGGCGCGCGCCGGCTCGCGTTCGTCGGGCCGCTCGGCGCGAGCTACAGCGCGCAGTCGCGTGCTACCGCGTTCGAGCATGCGATCGGGCGCGGCGATGCATTCGACTCGACACTCGCACACGTGCTCGACACGCCGTCCGACACCCATGCAAGCGGCGTCGAAGCCGCGCGGCAACTGTTCGCGAACGGCAAGCGGCCCGACGGCGTGTTCTGCTCGTCGGACCTGCTCGCGCTCGGCGTGATCGACGTGGCGCGCAGCGAATTCGGGCTGCGCGTGCCGGACGACGTGCGCGTGATCGGCTTCGACGACATCCCGGCCGC is a window encoding:
- a CDS encoding phosphatidylinositol-specific phospholipase C is translated as MIPSSHDTCMPPADWMSALDDARLLHTLTLPGSHDTCAYTVDDGLVRTQRAPLDAQLAHGVRLLDIRCRHVRDAFDIHHGGIALGMTFDDVLATCARFLEAHPRECIVMSVKDEWPAHACTRSFDATFDAHRARHPRLRWHAGGTLPTLGDVRGAIVLLRRFRSSRPLGIDLTAWPDNATFTIDHPDGAFVIQDEYRVPVAASIGWKWRAIDTLLTDLPSPDSGRWAINFCSGTGMGANPSVVAHGDGRVRGIHARLAERLREQPGPYGTMLLDFCDDDDWALVRALIACNDHVPAPGVWRKTFRC
- a CDS encoding LacI family DNA-binding transcriptional regulator; this encodes MNDKERKPWVTASDVAARAGVSRSAVSRAFSPTASIAPQTRERVMVAARALGYQVNLIARDMITQRSSMIGVVTAGFENPFRARLLSDLMAALGQRALTPLVTNAEDPRQVRQSLEQLLSYRIAGLVMTSASPPLSVAQQYLEHRIPVVMINREANLPGADIVVSDNAAGAAHAAQRLVRAGARRLAFVGPLGASYSAQSRATAFEHAIGRGDAFDSTLAHVLDTPSDTHASGVEAARQLFANGKRPDGVFCSSDLLALGVIDVARSEFGLRVPDDVRVIGFDDIPAAEYDAYRLTTLRQDTRGLAHAAIDLLADRMQTFDGPSRTRIVTVTQVVRASCA